Proteins from a genomic interval of Stenotrophomonas maltophilia R551-3:
- a CDS encoding alpha/beta fold hydrolase: MKIFLALWYAMKALARLVMIGMAMAVLGSGPAHAATAITAGKVQVEVVGKGRPLLMIPGLNSSAEVWRETCLALKDVQCHLVQLPGFAGAAAADPRPVEFLPAMRGQLLAYLHDQHLGPVVVVGHSLGGLLGLQMAQAEPKAVSALVVVDALPFLPAARDPNASADSVRPMAGQLRKGMLAADAAQWQAQLKAGLPGMTRDPQRQAELGRWGEGSDRQTTADAMHAVMTTDLRDSIASISAPTLVLGSWAGYQPMGATEDSTRAVFQTQYAKLHGVQIAMSAQGFHFLMWDDPRWLQEQVQRFLAAHP; this comes from the coding sequence ATGAAGATCTTCCTGGCACTCTGGTACGCGATGAAGGCCCTGGCCCGGCTGGTGATGATCGGCATGGCGATGGCCGTGCTGGGTTCCGGTCCGGCCCATGCGGCCACTGCCATCACAGCCGGCAAGGTGCAGGTCGAGGTGGTCGGCAAGGGCCGCCCGCTGCTGATGATCCCCGGCCTCAACAGCAGCGCCGAGGTCTGGCGCGAGACCTGCCTGGCCCTGAAGGATGTGCAGTGCCACCTGGTGCAGCTGCCGGGCTTTGCAGGCGCGGCAGCTGCCGATCCGCGCCCGGTCGAATTCCTGCCGGCGATGCGCGGGCAGCTGCTGGCCTACCTGCATGACCAGCACCTGGGGCCGGTGGTTGTGGTCGGCCACAGCCTCGGTGGCCTGCTGGGCCTGCAGATGGCGCAAGCTGAGCCGAAGGCGGTCAGTGCTCTGGTGGTGGTCGATGCGTTGCCGTTCCTGCCGGCCGCGCGTGACCCGAACGCCTCGGCTGACAGCGTGCGGCCGATGGCCGGCCAGCTGCGCAAGGGCATGCTGGCTGCTGACGCCGCGCAATGGCAGGCGCAGTTGAAGGCGGGCCTGCCGGGGATGACCCGCGATCCGCAGCGCCAGGCCGAACTAGGCCGCTGGGGCGAAGGCAGCGACCGCCAGACCACGGCTGATGCCATGCATGCGGTGATGACCACCGACCTGCGCGACAGCATCGCCTCGATCAGCGCGCCGACACTGGTCCTGGGCAGCTGGGCCGGCTATCAGCCGATGGGCGCTACCGAGGACAGCACCCGGGCGGTGTTCCAGACCCAGTACGCGAAGCTGCACGGCGTGCAGATCGCGATGAGTGCGCAGGGCTTCCACTTCCTGATGTGGGATGATCCGCGCTGGTTGCAGGAGCAGGTGCAGCGTTTCCTCGCCGCACATCCCTGA
- a CDS encoding sensor histidine kinase, translating into MDATTSSHRFWTLNALAWAGYAMYSLWVGMRIGGGVLFSGVALISVSIAVSLWLCSGALRSVALRQRWWDGGLGLLVLKLAAGVMIGASVAQAVTAALLLPSLALDWVRLPGGHADYQWSSLLVYWMNTALFLLMWTGLWAGLHGLRRARHSELARLRAEAERSALERDALRARLNPHFMFNALNNLRALILEDPERARDMVTRLSRTLRQALAHNRSEQVTLAEELAVVDDYLAIEAIHFEQRLQVQQHIDADATQAQLPAMALQLLVENAIKHGIASRPGGGDVQIRATLDNDVLRLQVDNPLGSVSEPTHGHGVGLAYLRAQLGSRGRFILQPVGDRMQALLEIPQ; encoded by the coding sequence ATGGACGCCACCACCTCATCCCATCGTTTCTGGACACTCAACGCATTGGCGTGGGCCGGCTATGCGATGTACAGCCTTTGGGTCGGGATGCGGATCGGGGGCGGCGTACTGTTCAGCGGCGTGGCCTTGATCAGCGTCAGCATCGCGGTCTCGCTCTGGCTGTGCAGCGGTGCATTGCGTTCGGTCGCGCTGCGCCAGCGCTGGTGGGACGGCGGGCTGGGCCTGCTGGTGTTGAAGCTGGCTGCCGGCGTGATGATCGGCGCCAGCGTTGCACAGGCGGTGACGGCTGCACTTCTGCTGCCGTCGCTGGCACTGGACTGGGTGCGGTTGCCCGGAGGGCACGCCGACTACCAATGGTCCTCGCTGCTGGTGTACTGGATGAACACCGCGCTGTTCCTGCTGATGTGGACCGGCCTGTGGGCAGGCTTGCATGGCCTGCGCCGCGCACGCCACAGTGAGCTGGCCCGCCTGCGTGCCGAAGCCGAGCGCAGTGCGCTGGAACGCGATGCGCTGCGCGCACGGCTCAATCCGCACTTCATGTTCAACGCGTTGAACAACCTGCGTGCCTTGATCCTGGAAGATCCCGAGCGCGCACGCGACATGGTCACCCGCTTGTCGCGCACGCTGCGCCAGGCGCTGGCACACAACCGCAGCGAGCAGGTGACTCTGGCCGAGGAACTGGCAGTGGTCGACGACTATCTCGCCATCGAGGCGATCCACTTCGAACAGCGCCTGCAGGTGCAGCAGCACATCGATGCCGATGCCACCCAGGCACAGTTGCCGGCGATGGCGTTGCAGCTGCTGGTGGAGAACGCGATCAAGCACGGCATCGCCAGTCGCCCGGGTGGTGGTGACGTGCAGATCCGTGCCACGCTGGACAATGATGTGCTGCGCCTGCAGGTGGACAACCCACTGGGCAGCGTCAGCGAGCCCACGCATGGCCATGGCGTCGGCCTGGCCTATCTGCGTGCGCAGCTCGGTTCGCGTGGTCGTTTCATCCTGCAGCCGGTCGGTGACCGCATGCAGGCCCTGCTGGAGATTCCGCAATGA
- the ahcY gene encoding adenosylhomocysteinase, producing MNAVAKTFSTEGDYKIRDITLADWGRKELDIAEHEMPGLMSIRRKHAASLPLKGVRVTGSLHMTIQTAVLIETLKDIGADVRWASCNIFSTQDHAAAAIAATGTPVFAWKGESLEEYWDCTLDALTFTLADGTLTGPELVVDDGGDVTLLIHKGYELENGSTWVNEPAASHEEQVIKNLLKRVATERPGYWGRVVKDWKGVSEETTTGVHRLYQLAQAGILLIPAINVNDSVTKSKFDNLYGCRESLADGLKRAMDVMLAGKVAVVCGYGDVGKGCAASLRAYGARVIVTEIDPICALQAAMEGYEVNTIESTLGRADLYVTTTGNKDIIRIEHLSAMKDQAIVCNIGHFDNEIQVDALVGFKGVQHVNIKPQVDKYIFPNGNAIFLLAEGRLVNLGCATGHPSFVMSNSFANQTLAQIDLWANKDSYENKVYLLPKKLDEEVARLHLEKIGVKLTTLSQEQADYIGVPVEGPFKPDHYRY from the coding sequence ATGAATGCTGTTGCCAAGACCTTCTCCACCGAAGGCGATTACAAGATCCGCGACATCACCCTGGCCGACTGGGGCCGCAAGGAACTGGACATCGCCGAGCACGAGATGCCGGGCCTGATGTCGATCCGCCGCAAGCACGCCGCCAGCCTGCCGCTGAAGGGCGTGCGCGTGACCGGTTCGCTGCACATGACCATCCAGACCGCGGTGCTGATCGAGACCCTGAAGGACATCGGCGCCGACGTGCGCTGGGCCTCGTGCAACATCTTCTCCACCCAGGACCACGCTGCTGCCGCCATCGCTGCTACCGGCACCCCGGTGTTCGCCTGGAAGGGCGAGTCGCTGGAAGAGTACTGGGACTGCACCCTGGACGCGCTGACCTTCACCTTGGCCGACGGCACCCTGACCGGTCCGGAGCTGGTGGTCGATGACGGCGGTGACGTCACACTGCTGATCCACAAGGGCTACGAACTGGAAAACGGCAGCACCTGGGTCAACGAGCCGGCTGCATCGCACGAAGAGCAGGTCATCAAGAACCTGCTCAAGCGCGTCGCCACCGAGCGCCCGGGTTACTGGGGCCGCGTGGTCAAGGACTGGAAGGGCGTCTCCGAAGAGACCACCACCGGCGTGCACCGCCTGTACCAGCTGGCCCAGGCCGGCATCCTGCTGATCCCGGCGATCAACGTCAACGACTCGGTCACCAAGAGCAAGTTCGACAACCTGTACGGCTGCCGCGAGTCGCTGGCCGACGGCCTGAAGCGCGCGATGGACGTGATGCTGGCCGGCAAGGTGGCCGTGGTCTGCGGCTACGGTGACGTCGGCAAGGGCTGCGCCGCGTCGCTGCGTGCCTACGGCGCGCGCGTGATCGTCACCGAGATCGACCCGATCTGCGCCCTGCAGGCGGCGATGGAAGGCTATGAAGTCAACACCATCGAATCGACCCTGGGCCGTGCCGACCTGTACGTCACCACCACCGGCAACAAGGACATCATCCGCATCGAGCACCTGAGCGCGATGAAGGACCAGGCCATCGTCTGCAACATCGGCCACTTCGACAACGAGATCCAGGTCGATGCGCTGGTGGGCTTCAAGGGCGTGCAGCACGTCAACATCAAGCCGCAGGTGGACAAGTACATCTTCCCGAACGGCAATGCGATCTTCCTGCTGGCCGAAGGCCGCCTGGTCAACCTGGGCTGCGCCACCGGCCACCCGAGCTTCGTGATGTCCAACTCGTTCGCCAACCAGACCCTGGCCCAGATCGACCTGTGGGCCAACAAGGACAGCTACGAGAACAAGGTGTACCTGCTGCCGAAGAAGCTGGACGAGGAAGTGGCGCGTCTGCACCTGGAAAAGATCGGCGTGAAGCTGACCACCCTGAGCCAGGAACAGGCCGACTACATCGGCGTGCCGGTGGAAGGCCCGTTCAAGCCGGACCATTACCGCTACTGA
- a CDS encoding amidohydrolase family protein — MRPMKRLLKVLAVVLLAPPLLFTAALLWPLRAPPLPEPGNSRVIVNARVVDVARGQVSEPTTVTVRSGTITAIGETPRDTTLPVLDAGGRWLLPGFWDMHTHALQLSPQLQFPLMLANGITGTRDMMDCPQATDPLIACVADKRRWTSQAVAGQQVAPRFVQIASFYFEDPALAPDTAAQRARTYSARGVDALKVYNRLRADTYQRLATEAQQLRRPLVGHLPRAVPLEDAVQAGQRSFEHAHLFVRHCFDNAAAWRGGTLDGEDPTALAERMVGGYQPSVCNEAFGLMQASGAAFVPTHVTREEDARARDPAFINDPRLAYLDPLSRWAWRDDLMATTERYPGLRGEDALKVYFAHGLVLTGAAHRAGVSVLVGTDTGLGGFRYHDELRWLRQAGLSQADVLRAATLHAARHLELQASHGSVEVGKAADLVLLDGNPLQDTTNTRRVHAVLLAGHLYNRPRLDALLAYARAQARSPAVMARLLWGFITSPVSAEL, encoded by the coding sequence ATGCGGCCCATGAAACGCTTACTGAAGGTGCTGGCTGTCGTCCTGCTGGCGCCGCCATTGCTGTTCACCGCCGCCCTGCTCTGGCCGCTGCGTGCACCGCCGTTGCCCGAGCCGGGCAACAGCCGCGTGATCGTCAACGCGCGGGTGGTGGACGTCGCGCGCGGCCAGGTCAGCGAACCCACGACAGTGACAGTGCGCAGCGGCACGATCACCGCCATTGGCGAAACGCCACGGGACACCACATTGCCAGTGCTCGATGCCGGCGGCCGCTGGCTGCTGCCCGGCTTCTGGGACATGCATACCCACGCCCTGCAGCTGTCGCCGCAGCTGCAGTTCCCGCTGATGCTGGCCAACGGCATCACCGGTACCCGCGACATGATGGACTGCCCGCAGGCTACCGATCCGCTGATCGCCTGCGTGGCCGACAAGCGCCGCTGGACCTCACAGGCCGTTGCCGGCCAGCAGGTCGCACCGCGCTTCGTGCAGATCGCCAGCTTCTATTTCGAAGATCCAGCGTTGGCGCCGGACACCGCGGCACAGCGTGCGCGCACGTACAGCGCGCGCGGCGTCGACGCGTTGAAGGTCTACAACCGGCTGCGTGCGGATACCTACCAGCGGCTGGCCACCGAGGCGCAGCAGCTACGCCGTCCGCTGGTCGGCCACCTGCCCAGGGCCGTGCCTCTGGAAGACGCGGTGCAGGCAGGCCAACGCAGCTTCGAACACGCCCATCTGTTCGTGCGTCATTGCTTCGACAACGCCGCCGCGTGGCGCGGCGGTACGCTGGATGGCGAAGACCCGACCGCACTGGCCGAACGCATGGTCGGCGGCTACCAGCCTTCCGTGTGCAATGAGGCGTTCGGCTTGATGCAGGCCAGCGGCGCCGCGTTCGTACCCACCCATGTCACCCGCGAAGAGGATGCGCGTGCGCGCGACCCCGCCTTCATCAACGATCCACGCCTGGCCTATCTCGATCCACTTTCGCGCTGGGCATGGCGCGATGATCTGATGGCCACCACCGAACGCTATCCTGGCCTGCGCGGCGAAGACGCGTTGAAGGTGTACTTCGCGCATGGACTGGTCCTGACCGGTGCCGCGCACCGTGCCGGCGTCAGTGTGCTGGTCGGCACCGATACCGGGCTGGGCGGCTTCCGCTACCACGATGAACTGCGGTGGCTGCGGCAGGCCGGCTTGAGCCAGGCCGACGTGCTGCGCGCGGCAACGCTGCACGCGGCGCGTCATCTGGAGCTGCAGGCATCGCATGGCAGTGTCGAGGTCGGCAAAGCCGCCGACCTGGTATTGCTCGATGGCAACCCGCTGCAGGACACCACCAATACCCGTCGTGTGCACGCGGTGCTTCTGGCCGGGCACCTCTACAACCGCCCGCGGCTGGATGCACTGCTCGCCTACGCCCGCGCGCAGGCACGTTCACCGGCGGTGATGGCGCGCCTGCTATGGGGCTTCATCACCAGCCCGGTCAGCGCCGAGCTGTAG
- the ybaK gene encoding Cys-tRNA(Pro) deacylase, translating to MTPAINLLKREKIAHTVRSYVHDAHAESYGGEAVEKLGLDPAQVFKTLLASTETHELLVAIVPVAGQLDLKALAEAAGCKKCEMAAADSAQRATGYLVGGISPLGQKKRLRTFLDASAQVLPSLHVSAGRRGLEVELAPADLLRLTAGHFAAIGKAR from the coding sequence ATGACTCCGGCCATCAACCTGCTCAAGCGCGAGAAGATCGCCCACACCGTGCGCAGCTACGTGCACGACGCCCACGCCGAATCGTATGGGGGCGAAGCCGTCGAGAAGCTCGGCCTCGACCCGGCCCAGGTGTTCAAGACCCTGCTGGCCAGCACTGAAACCCACGAACTGCTGGTGGCGATCGTGCCGGTGGCCGGCCAGCTCGACCTGAAGGCGCTGGCCGAAGCGGCCGGCTGCAAGAAGTGCGAGATGGCCGCCGCTGATTCTGCACAGCGCGCGACCGGCTACCTGGTCGGTGGCATCAGCCCGCTCGGGCAGAAGAAGCGCCTGCGCACGTTCCTGGATGCCAGTGCGCAGGTACTGCCGAGCCTGCATGTCAGCGCCGGTCGCCGCGGCCTGGAAGTGGAACTGGCGCCGGCCGACCTGCTGCGCCTGACCGCCGGCCACTTCGCTGCCATCGGCAAGGCGCGATGA
- a CDS encoding response regulator transcription factor, giving the protein MNAERLRLLLIEDNLPLASAIVDMLQAQGHQVDFAADGELGLRMALANPPDVVLLDLGLPGIDGTTVCRRLRDGCDRHVPVLMLTARDALVDKLQGFAAGADDYLIKPFDDAELLARCLALARRHRLNQPHRLQIGPLCIDRRTGQAWRDGVALEMPQLAQRILLELAEAWPCTVTRSELVQRLWGDEAPPSDPLRSHLYLLRQVLDRPFDSEMLRTVHGVGFRLEASP; this is encoded by the coding sequence ATGAACGCCGAACGCCTGCGCCTGCTGTTGATCGAAGACAACCTGCCCTTGGCCTCGGCCATCGTCGACATGCTGCAGGCGCAGGGCCACCAGGTGGATTTCGCCGCCGACGGCGAGCTCGGCCTGCGGATGGCCCTGGCCAATCCGCCGGACGTCGTGCTGCTCGACCTGGGCCTTCCGGGAATCGATGGGACCACTGTGTGCCGTCGCCTGCGCGATGGCTGCGACCGCCACGTGCCTGTGCTGATGCTGACCGCACGCGACGCGCTGGTCGACAAACTGCAGGGCTTCGCCGCCGGCGCAGATGACTACCTCATCAAGCCGTTCGACGATGCCGAGCTGCTGGCGCGCTGTCTCGCGCTGGCGCGCCGCCATCGCCTCAACCAGCCCCATCGGTTGCAGATCGGCCCACTGTGCATCGATCGCCGCACTGGCCAGGCGTGGCGTGATGGCGTTGCGCTGGAGATGCCACAGCTGGCTCAGCGCATCCTGCTCGAACTGGCCGAAGCGTGGCCGTGCACCGTGACCCGCAGTGAACTGGTACAGCGCTTGTGGGGCGATGAAGCGCCACCGTCGGACCCGCTACGCTCGCATCTGTACCTGTTGCGGCAGGTACTGGATCGACCCTTCGACAGCGAGATGCTGCGTACCGTACATGGTGTCGGTTTCCGTCTGGAAGCATCACCATGA
- a CDS encoding type 1 glutamine amidotransferase domain-containing protein, which produces MNRFPPLLLACVMAILHGPVVASTADPTQPPRVLLVVSSEGRDQGRIRPGFEMDEFAQAWLILRRNGFEIDVASPRGGAVEADKYNAAEPFNAAVLADPLAVRALAATLPTAQLRAGDYRGVLVIGGKGAMFDLPADSALQRTIATIWEQGGVVAAVCHGPAALAGIRLGNGRALVEGRSMTGFSEEEEALFGKRWAKEFAFQLEPRMRELGARWQEAPLMMPKVVVDGRLVTGQNPYSTPVLAEAFVRASGQVPVAREPWRDERSMALVERHLKLRDEQAVQQLARHPVDYHVELIGILGFYQLQAAQTPAAIADALAIMQLARPHMDEPRLDVAMAEAHWRLGDATHARTQLQAVLEKQPALEEAKALLARMQP; this is translated from the coding sequence ATGAACCGCTTCCCTCCCCTGCTGCTGGCCTGCGTGATGGCCATCCTCCACGGACCCGTGGTCGCCTCAACCGCCGATCCCACACAGCCACCGCGCGTGCTGCTGGTCGTCAGCAGCGAAGGTCGCGATCAGGGCCGTATCCGACCAGGCTTCGAGATGGACGAGTTCGCCCAGGCCTGGCTGATACTTCGGCGCAACGGCTTCGAAATCGATGTGGCCAGCCCACGCGGCGGCGCCGTGGAAGCCGACAAGTACAACGCCGCGGAACCCTTCAACGCTGCGGTTCTGGCTGATCCCCTGGCCGTCCGCGCACTGGCCGCTACGCTGCCAACGGCGCAACTGCGGGCAGGCGACTATCGCGGCGTGCTGGTGATCGGCGGCAAGGGCGCCATGTTCGATCTGCCGGCTGACAGCGCGCTGCAGCGCACGATTGCCACCATATGGGAACAAGGCGGCGTAGTCGCAGCGGTCTGTCATGGTCCGGCGGCGCTGGCAGGCATCCGCCTTGGCAATGGTCGCGCACTGGTGGAAGGCCGCTCCATGACCGGTTTCAGCGAGGAGGAGGAGGCACTGTTCGGCAAGCGCTGGGCGAAGGAATTTGCCTTCCAGCTGGAGCCACGCATGCGTGAACTCGGGGCCCGTTGGCAGGAAGCGCCACTGATGATGCCAAAGGTGGTGGTGGATGGACGCCTCGTAACCGGACAGAATCCTTATTCCACTCCCGTGCTGGCCGAGGCCTTCGTGCGTGCCAGCGGACAGGTACCGGTGGCCCGTGAACCCTGGCGCGACGAGCGCAGCATGGCGCTGGTGGAGCGGCACCTGAAGCTGCGCGACGAGCAGGCCGTCCAGCAGCTGGCTCGGCACCCCGTGGATTACCACGTCGAACTGATCGGCATCCTTGGCTTCTACCAGCTGCAGGCTGCACAGACGCCGGCAGCGATCGCCGATGCGTTGGCGATCATGCAGTTGGCCCGTCCACACATGGACGAACCGCGCCTCGACGTGGCGATGGCCGAAGCGCACTGGCGTCTGGGCGATGCCACGCACGCCCGCACGCAACTGCAGGCCGTGCTGGAAAAACAACCTGCACTGGAAGAAGCTAAGGCACTTCTGGCCCGCATGCAGCCTTGA
- a CDS encoding energy transducer TonB, which yields MILMVLAGLLPAITAPAAAPVAETACSPLAAVPGLRDRGVTALSMRPEGGRCVVEVTAADGKALLRQQQMLSVLAQHACAAPAEVTVDGAQMSLTLRLPKHCAARGARDLFAGEGIPWMQPRGVSPRYPPEAMQQGLSGRSQLKALIDAQGAVAAVIVETSSGYALLDEAAVEELRGWRFVRADAESTVPELTIVRVPMRYELVE from the coding sequence ATGATCCTGATGGTGCTGGCTGGCCTGCTGCCGGCCATCACAGCACCGGCGGCAGCGCCGGTTGCAGAGACGGCCTGTTCGCCTTTGGCGGCGGTTCCGGGGCTGCGCGACAGGGGCGTGACCGCGTTGTCGATGCGGCCCGAGGGCGGTCGTTGCGTGGTCGAGGTGACCGCAGCCGACGGCAAGGCGCTGCTTCGGCAGCAGCAGATGCTGAGTGTATTGGCGCAGCACGCCTGTGCAGCGCCTGCGGAGGTGACTGTGGACGGCGCGCAGATGTCCCTAACGTTGCGCCTGCCGAAGCATTGCGCGGCGCGCGGCGCTCGGGACCTGTTCGCGGGCGAGGGCATCCCGTGGATGCAGCCACGCGGCGTATCGCCGCGCTACCCACCAGAGGCCATGCAACAGGGACTTTCCGGACGCAGCCAGCTGAAGGCGCTGATCGATGCACAAGGAGCCGTTGCCGCGGTGATCGTGGAGACCTCCAGCGGCTACGCGCTGCTGGATGAAGCGGCGGTGGAAGAACTGCGCGGCTGGCGTTTCGTCCGCGCCGACGCGGAGAGCACGGTGCCGGAGTTGACCATCGTGCGCGTGCCGATGCGCTACGAATTGGTGGAGTGA
- a CDS encoding LytR/AlgR family response regulator transcription factor encodes MSGALRVLIVDDARLARQELRTLLSALPWVQCVGEADDVPAARDAIATLAPDLVLLDVQMPSGSGFDVLDGLETVPAVVFVTAYDTYAVRAFQANALDYLVKPVEAPRLLEALQRAREREVVAAEVPESRGTLGAQDQVFVREGERCWFVAVSEIRRLVVDGNYTRLWFRDQNALLTRSLSALEARLPTELFFRANRNTLVNLRRIRGVTPSIGDGYDLALDDGSEVEVSRRQARELRERMAL; translated from the coding sequence ATGAGTGGTGCGCTGCGCGTACTGATTGTCGATGACGCGCGGCTGGCGCGGCAGGAGCTGCGCACGCTGTTGTCGGCGCTGCCGTGGGTGCAGTGCGTGGGCGAAGCCGACGATGTGCCTGCCGCACGCGATGCGATCGCCACGCTGGCACCGGATCTGGTGCTGCTGGACGTGCAGATGCCCTCGGGCAGCGGCTTCGATGTGCTGGATGGTCTGGAGACGGTACCCGCCGTGGTGTTCGTCACCGCCTATGACACCTACGCAGTGCGCGCGTTCCAGGCCAATGCGCTGGATTACCTGGTGAAGCCGGTGGAAGCGCCGCGGCTGCTGGAGGCGCTGCAGCGGGCGCGTGAGCGGGAGGTCGTGGCGGCAGAAGTGCCGGAATCGCGCGGCACGCTGGGCGCGCAGGACCAGGTGTTCGTGCGCGAGGGTGAGCGCTGCTGGTTCGTGGCGGTCTCCGAGATCCGCCGGCTGGTGGTGGATGGCAACTACACGCGGTTGTGGTTCCGCGACCAGAACGCGCTGCTGACCCGCAGCCTGAGTGCGCTGGAAGCACGCCTGCCCACGGAGCTGTTCTTCCGTGCCAACCGCAACACGCTGGTCAACCTGCGGCGCATCCGTGGTGTGACGCCCAGCATCGGCGACGGCTACGACCTGGCACTGGATGACGGCAGCGAGGTGGAGGTTTCGCGGCGGCAGGCGCGTGAATTGCGCGAGCGGATGGCGTTGTAG
- a CDS encoding DUF3228 family protein, with amino-acid sequence MSIVLTDFARPRLFPRVPRGNTIQDCSAEQFEAHLNAHAPLKVLDGYAPFCKLFVYENWTSTRCLTVPVSDANRHQLRSGYEARNREELPVLVRWFEGVESPRASYLVVILYSAEQLAKEGSPIEADWGIVGCIYTAEPEEVPMAPITMMRNALGVEEGGSGVPLDREAYRRSVEFWENNANWRP; translated from the coding sequence ATGTCCATCGTCCTCACCGATTTCGCCCGCCCCCGCCTGTTTCCACGCGTTCCGCGCGGCAACACCATCCAGGATTGCAGCGCAGAGCAGTTCGAGGCACACCTCAACGCGCACGCCCCGCTGAAGGTGCTCGATGGCTATGCGCCGTTCTGCAAGCTGTTCGTCTACGAGAACTGGACCAGCACGCGCTGCCTGACGGTGCCGGTCAGCGATGCCAACCGCCACCAGCTGCGCAGCGGCTACGAGGCACGCAACCGCGAGGAGCTGCCGGTGCTGGTGCGCTGGTTCGAGGGCGTGGAGTCGCCGCGTGCGAGCTACCTGGTGGTGATCCTGTACAGCGCCGAGCAGCTGGCGAAGGAAGGTTCACCGATCGAGGCTGACTGGGGCATCGTCGGCTGCATCTATACCGCCGAACCGGAAGAGGTGCCGATGGCGCCGATCACGATGATGCGCAATGCGCTGGGTGTGGAAGAGGGCGGTTCCGGCGTGCCGCTGGATCGTGAGGCCTACCGGCGTTCCGTCGAGTTCTGGGAGAACAACGCCAACTGGCGTCCCTGA
- a CDS encoding sensor histidine kinase: MRPRPVHRLRRRLVVAFTVFALLIASVFGVYSLVFMYAVEDSIFNAQLDREAQAQRAYHARTGHWGLPADAAVQLHDSPATFPADLRTVFAEEPWRSEFGGEQGRHYHVKRLQASPSMPPAWLVYEVSEQLVVRPVRDRVVLLLGGTALGMILVAILLGLWLARRATRPLYALVHEVEALQPPSGQRTHLADRFGDDEIGVLARALDGLSERVAAFIEREHAFTRDASHELRTPLSVISSAAGQLLGEAGLSARGQQHLQHIRLSALQLQQAMTALLALAREEPADACCGPVRLVPLLERVIVEQSPLLASRPVDVQLSVPRGAALRAPEAALQVVLANLIGNAFAHTPQGTVSITFETGVLQVYNTASSTPSLGSWPTPRPFQKRADSSGSGLGLEIMRRLCDHHGLHLDIQANDGGVHAQLRGQQCGP, encoded by the coding sequence ATGAGGCCACGCCCGGTCCATCGCCTGCGCCGGCGCCTGGTGGTGGCGTTCACCGTCTTCGCGCTGCTGATTGCCTCGGTCTTCGGAGTGTATTCGCTGGTCTTCATGTATGCGGTGGAGGACAGCATCTTCAACGCCCAGCTGGACCGTGAAGCGCAGGCGCAGCGTGCCTACCATGCCCGCACGGGGCACTGGGGCCTGCCCGCCGATGCAGCGGTCCAGCTGCATGACTCACCTGCCACATTTCCCGCCGACCTGCGGACCGTGTTCGCGGAGGAGCCCTGGCGCTCGGAGTTCGGCGGCGAGCAGGGCCGCCACTACCACGTCAAGCGATTGCAGGCCTCCCCGTCCATGCCTCCCGCGTGGCTGGTGTATGAAGTCAGCGAACAGCTGGTGGTCCGTCCGGTCCGCGATAGAGTAGTGCTGCTGCTGGGCGGTACGGCGCTGGGCATGATCCTGGTCGCGATCCTGCTCGGGCTTTGGCTGGCGCGCCGCGCCACACGCCCCCTGTATGCGCTGGTCCATGAGGTTGAAGCGCTGCAACCACCGTCTGGACAGCGCACTCACCTGGCAGACCGTTTCGGCGATGACGAAATCGGGGTACTTGCGCGCGCGCTGGATGGCTTGTCGGAGCGGGTTGCCGCGTTCATCGAACGGGAGCATGCCTTCACCCGTGATGCCAGCCACGAGCTGCGTACGCCGTTGAGCGTCATCTCCAGCGCGGCCGGCCAGTTGCTCGGTGAGGCTGGACTGTCCGCACGCGGGCAACAGCATCTGCAGCACATCCGCCTGTCGGCGCTGCAGCTGCAGCAAGCCATGACCGCATTGCTGGCGCTGGCTCGCGAAGAACCTGCAGACGCATGTTGCGGGCCGGTCAGACTCGTTCCGCTACTTGAGAGAGTGATCGTCGAGCAGTCACCGCTGTTGGCCTCGCGGCCGGTGGACGTGCAACTCTCTGTGCCCCGCGGCGCAGCACTGCGCGCGCCAGAGGCTGCGCTGCAGGTGGTGCTGGCCAATCTGATCGGCAACGCCTTCGCGCACACGCCGCAGGGCACGGTATCGATCACGTTCGAAACAGGCGTTCTGCAGGTCTACAACACCGCTTCCTCCACACCGTCGCTGGGCAGCTGGCCCACGCCCCGCCCCTTCCAGAAGCGCGCAGACAGCAGCGGCAGCGGATTGGGGCTGGAGATCATGCGCCGGCTTTGCGACCACCACGGCCTGCATCTGGACATACAGGCCAATGACGGTGGTGTTCATGCGCAGCTTCGAGGTCAGCAATGCGGCCCATGA